The following proteins are encoded in a genomic region of Lemur catta isolate mLemCat1 chromosome 10, mLemCat1.pri, whole genome shotgun sequence:
- the PTGES2 gene encoding prostaglandin E synthase 2 — MALAARALWSGRCVLAWRLGGRPRPLLLAQSRAGFAGAAGGRGPAAAVRRGSPRLLGTVALALGGALGLYHTARWHLRAQDLRAEHSAAQLSLSSRLQLTLYQYKTCPFCSKVRAFLDFHSLPYQVVEVNPVRRAEIKFSSYRKVPILMAQEGESLQQLNDSSVIISALKTYLVSGQPLEEIITYYPPMKAMNDQGKEVTEFCNKYWLMLDEKEAQQMYSGKEARTEEMKWRQWADDWLVHLISPNVYRTPAEALASFDYIVREGKFGAVEGAVAKYMGAAAMYLISKRLKSRHHLREDVREDLYEAANKWVAAVGKDRPFMGGQKPNLADLAVYGVLRVMEGLEAFDDLMRHTRIQPWYLRVEKAIAEAPPVH, encoded by the exons ATGGCCCTGGCGGCGCGGGCGCTGTGGTCCGGCCGGTGCGTCCTGGCCTGGAGGCTGGGCGGCCGCCCCCGGCCACTGCTCCTTGCGCAGAGCCGGGCTGGCTTCGCGGGGGCGGCGGGTGGCcggggccccgccgccgccgTCCGCAGGGGGAGCCCGCGGCTGCTGGGGACGGTGGCGCTGGCCCTCGGGGGCGCCCTGGGACTGTACCACACGGCGCGGTGGCACCTGCGCGCCCAGGACCTCCGCGCAGAGCACTCAGCCGCGCAG CTCTCCCTGTCCAGCCGCCTGCAGCTGACCCTGTACCAGTACAAGACGTGTCCCTTCTGCAGCAAAGTCCGTGCCTTCCTGGACTTCCACTCCCTGCCCTATCAGGTGGTGGAGGTGAACCCCGTGCGCAGGGCTGAGATCAAGTTCTCCTCCTACAGGAAGGTGCCCATCCTGATGGCACAGGAAGGAGAAAGCTTG CAACAACTGAATGACTCCTCCGTCATCATCAGCGCTCTCAAGACCTACCTGGTATCTGG GCAGCCCCTGGAAGAGATCATCACCTACTACCCACCCATGAAGGCCATGAATGACCAGGGTAAGGAGGTGACCGAGTTCTGCAACAAGTACTGGCTCATGCTAGACGAGAAGGAGGCCCAGCAAATGTACAGTGGAAAGGAGGCGAGGAC GGAGGAGATGAAGTGGCGGCAGTGGGCAGACGACTGGCTGGTGCACCTGATCTCCCCCAACGTGTACCGCACGCCCGCTGAGGCCCTGGCCTCCTTTGACTACATCGTCCGCGAGGGCAAGTTCGGGGCCGTGGAAGGCGCCGTGGCTAAGTACATGGGCGCGGCTGCCATGTACCTCATCAGCAAGCGACTGAAGAGCAG acACCACCTCCGGGAGGACGTGCGCGAAGACCTCTATGAGGCCGCCAACAAGTGGGTGGCAGCCGTGGGCAAGGACCGGCCCTTCATGGGGGGCCAGAAGCCGAACCTCGCGGATCTG GCGGTGTACGGCGTCCTGCGGGTGATGGAGGGCCTGGAGGCCTTCGACGACCTGATGCGGCACACACGCATCCAGCCCTGGTACCTGCGGGTGGAGAAGGCCATCGCGGAGGCCCCCCCAGTGCACTGA